The proteins below come from a single Danio aesculapii chromosome 25, fDanAes4.1, whole genome shotgun sequence genomic window:
- the chrm2b gene encoding muscarinic acetylcholine receptor M2 has product METFNLTLFPSSSDANKTNFFQDGPFKPVEFVLIVLGLSILSLITIIGNVLVMLSIKVNRNLQTVNNYFLFSLACADLFIGVFSMNLYTVYIVTGHWPLGALVCDLWLALDYVVSNASVMNLLIISFDRYFCVTKPLSYPVKRTHKMAGMMIAAAWILSFVLWAPAILFWQFITGSRTVPEGECYIQFFSNAVVTFGTAIAAFYLPVVTMTILYWQISKASRSRVRRRDNRRVSRASNDGGQVGPTTERDVDRKSIQGGEEMVSRKQSASDATTGKCVSGEERDSENDSISGSVLASSNQRDDEAVSISTNGDIRARQNQSASLATESWVRFTCFKTASQKDLQNTYKVNSEGQGMTNGKERLSLVSQKISIPHSQKRKSSSSREKKVTRTIMAILVAFATTWTPYNVMVLINTFCSDCIPNTVWIFGYWLCYINSTVNPACYALCNVTFKNTFKQLLMCKYRNIHATRKQ; this is encoded by the exons ATGGAGACCTTCAACTTAACTCTTTTTCCAAGCTCCAGCGACGCTAACAAGACCAACTTCTTCCAAGATGGTCCGTTCAAACCAGTGGAGTTTGTTCTCATCGTTCTCGGACTGAGCATCTTAAGCCTGATCACAATCATTGGCAACGTGCTGGTCATGCTCTCCATCAAGGTCAACAGGAACCTCCAGACGGTCAACAACTACTTCCTGTTCAGCCTTGCGTGCGCCGACCTGTTCATTGGCGTTTTCTCCATGAATCTCTACACCGTGTACATAGTGACCGGTCATTGGCCTTTAGGAGCTTTGGTGTGTGACCTCTGGTTGGCTCTGGACTATGTGGTGAGCAATGCCTCAGTTATGAACCTTCTCATCATCAGCTTTGACCGCTATTTTTGCGTCACCAAACCTCTCAGTTACCCAGTCAAACGGACCCACAAGATGGCGGGAATGATGATCGCCGCTGCTTGGATCCTGTCATTTGTTCTCTGGGCTCCAGCTATCCTATTCTGGCAGTTCATCACCGGCAGCAGGACGGTTCCTGAGGGCGAGTGCTATATCCAGTTTTTCTCCAACGCCGTGGTCACCTTTGGCACTGCTATCGCCGCTTTTTACTTGCCAGTGGTCACCATGACCATCCTCTACTGGCAGATCTCAAAAGCAAGTCGCAGCCGCGTCAGACGCAGAGACAACCGGAGAGTGTCTAGAGCCAGTAATGATGGGGGTCAGGTTGGACCCACGACTGAGAGAGATGTGGACAGGAAGTCAATTCAAGGCGGAGAGGAAATGGTTTCACGTAAGCAGAGTGCTTCAGATGCCACAACAGGCAAGTGT gtcagtg GAGAAGAGCGGGACAGTGAGAATGACTCTATATCTGGAAGTGTGCTTGCATCATCAAATCAGCGGGATGACGAGGCCGTATCCATAAGCACCAACGGTGACATCAGAGCCCGCCAGAACCAATCAGCTTCACTGGCCACAGAAAGTTGGGTCAGATTCACATGCTTCAAAACGGCCTCCCAGAAAGACCTGCAAAACACATATAAGGTCAACAGTGAAGGTCAGGGCATGACAAACGGCAAGGAAAGATTGAGTCTGGTTTCGCAGAAGATTAGCATTCCCCATTCTCAAAAGAGAAAGAGTTCCTCGTCCAGAGAAAAGAAAGTGACAAGAACCATTATGGCCATTTTGGTGGCATTCGCAACCACGTGGACCCCTTACAATGTGATGGTGCTCATCAACACTTTCTGCTCGGACTGTATCCCAAACACAGTGTGGATCTTTGGCTACTGGCTCTGCTATATAAACAGCACGGTTAACCCGGCCTGCTATGCACTGTGCAATGTCACCTTTAAGAACACCTTCAAACAGCTGCTGATGTGCAAGTACAGGAATATTCACGCCACCAGAAAACAGTAG